The following coding sequences are from one Vulgatibacter sp. window:
- a CDS encoding heme exporter protein CcmB — protein sequence MRQLVAAAHKDLLLSWRTRAQASAVMVFGATTLLLFSFAVGPNSAALRANAGGFLWVALLLSSTLALAESYRSEIEQKALEGLLLLPASPRALYYGKALANWLQLLLVGIGLIPVMIVLYDPGSQNLLALVGVLALGTAGLSAPGTLYAAMASQARAQQVLLPLLLFPLVVPVLLAAVKASSLLLLGDPMGQASSWVLLLAAFNGVFWPLCGLLFGQVVEE from the coding sequence ATGAGGCAGCTCGTCGCCGCCGCCCACAAGGACCTCCTCCTCTCCTGGCGCACCCGCGCCCAGGCGAGCGCGGTGATGGTCTTCGGGGCCACCACCCTCCTCCTCTTCTCCTTCGCGGTGGGCCCCAACTCGGCGGCCCTCCGCGCCAATGCCGGCGGCTTCCTCTGGGTGGCCCTGCTCCTCTCCTCCACGCTGGCGCTGGCGGAGAGCTACCGCAGCGAGATCGAGCAGAAGGCGCTGGAGGGGCTCCTCCTCCTGCCCGCCTCGCCTCGCGCCCTCTACTACGGCAAGGCGCTCGCCAACTGGCTGCAGCTCCTGCTGGTCGGGATCGGGCTCATCCCGGTGATGATCGTCCTCTACGATCCCGGCTCGCAGAATCTGCTCGCCCTCGTCGGGGTTCTCGCCCTCGGAACGGCAGGGCTTTCCGCCCCGGGCACCCTCTACGCGGCGATGGCCTCGCAGGCCCGGGCGCAGCAGGTTCTCCTGCCCCTGCTCCTCTTCCCGCTGGTGGTGCCGGTGCTGCTCGCCGCCGTGAAGGCGAGCTCGCTCCTGCTCCTCGGCGATCCGATGGGGCAGGCGTCCTCCTGGGTGCTGCTTCTGGCTGCATTCAACGGTGTTTTCTGGCCACTCTGCGGTCTGCTGTTCGGCCAGGTGGTAGAGGAGTAG
- the ccmA gene encoding heme ABC exporter ATP-binding protein CcmA has translation MKDNHPAVEAEGLCRRYGRSWALIDIDLKVPRGTALLVAGRNGSGKSTLFRVLAGALKPDRGSYRMNGHDGIQARQEARAQVGLLGHYSNTWDALSALQNLQVTARFAGRPAGRRDLMPLLEEVGLAERADSPITSFSAGMRKRIAFARVLLQEPSVILLDEPYGQLDPPGFAFVDALIPRLTARGTTVLMASHHLEKGAELCDMGIALERGRVIFSGRAKDLPAAFAAHHAPARKLEAVR, from the coding sequence ATGAAGGACAACCACCCAGCGGTCGAGGCGGAAGGGCTCTGCAGGCGCTACGGGCGCTCGTGGGCCTTGATCGACATCGACCTGAAGGTTCCCCGCGGCACCGCCCTGCTCGTCGCCGGCCGCAACGGCTCCGGCAAGTCGACGCTCTTCCGCGTCCTCGCCGGCGCGCTGAAACCGGACCGCGGCAGCTACCGCATGAACGGCCACGACGGCATCCAGGCCAGGCAGGAGGCCCGGGCGCAGGTCGGCCTCCTCGGCCACTACTCGAATACCTGGGACGCCCTCTCGGCGCTGCAGAACCTCCAGGTCACCGCCCGCTTCGCCGGCAGACCCGCAGGCAGGCGCGACCTGATGCCGCTCCTCGAGGAGGTCGGCCTCGCCGAGCGCGCCGACAGCCCGATCACCTCGTTCTCGGCCGGCATGCGCAAGCGCATCGCCTTCGCCCGGGTGCTCCTCCAGGAGCCGAGCGTGATCCTCCTCGACGAGCCCTACGGCCAGCTCGATCCCCCGGGCTTCGCCTTCGTCGACGCCCTCATCCCCAGGCTCACCGCGCGGGGCACCACCGTGCTCATGGCCTCGCACCACCTCGAGAAGGGCGCCGAGCTCTGCGACATGGGCATCGCCCTGGAGCGCGGCCGGGTGATCTTCAGCGGCAGGGCGAAGGACCTCCCTGCAGCCTTCGCCGCGCACCACGCCCCCGCCCGGAAGCTGGAGGCCGTTCGATGA
- a CDS encoding cytochrome c-type biogenesis protein CcmH, whose translation MSLLRFSLPCWVRMVLAFLAAGWVGLGAVRAGATKPLPPNHPPVPAAAAPAAPAGDGMDADAAAVLNQAAARAEQAGKPVDRAFVVSVVGEPEDAIPATPEALEEKTHAVALLLRCPVCQGSAVADSPSSTAVNMKNEVRDLVALGFGQNQILRYFEASYGQFVLMEPKAEGINWLVWLGPGVLVLAGLGVVAYTVKKLGAGKAGAVAGHVPGRGELPEDAELSRYVRKVRELAYGWSGGEPPADLAKGAE comes from the coding sequence GTGAGCCTGCTCCGTTTCTCCCTGCCCTGCTGGGTGCGGATGGTCCTCGCCTTCCTGGCCGCAGGCTGGGTCGGTCTCGGCGCGGTGCGCGCCGGCGCCACCAAGCCCCTGCCGCCCAACCACCCGCCGGTCCCCGCTGCAGCTGCGCCTGCGGCGCCCGCAGGCGACGGCATGGACGCCGACGCAGCCGCGGTGCTGAACCAGGCCGCCGCCCGTGCCGAGCAGGCAGGCAAGCCGGTCGACCGCGCCTTCGTGGTTTCGGTGGTCGGTGAGCCCGAAGACGCGATCCCGGCGACGCCCGAGGCCCTCGAGGAGAAGACCCACGCGGTGGCGCTGCTGCTCCGCTGCCCGGTCTGCCAGGGCAGCGCCGTCGCCGACTCGCCCTCCTCCACCGCCGTCAACATGAAGAACGAGGTCCGCGACCTCGTGGCCCTCGGCTTCGGCCAGAACCAGATCCTCCGCTACTTCGAGGCGTCCTATGGCCAGTTCGTGCTGATGGAGCCGAAGGCCGAAGGGATCAACTGGCTGGTGTGGCTCGGCCCCGGCGTGCTCGTCCTCGCGGGCCTCGGGGTGGTGGCCTACACGGTGAAGAAGCTCGGCGCCGGCAAGGCGGGTGCGGTGGCGGGCCACGTGCCCGGCCGCGGCGAGCTGCCCGAAGATGCGGAGCTGTCGCGCTACGTGCGCAAGGTGCGCGAGCTGGCCTACGGCTGGTCCGGCGGCGAGCCCCCGGCGGATCTCGCGAAGGGAGCGGAGTGA
- a CDS encoding TlpA family protein disulfide reductase: MNKKVLIAGLVLVLPLIALFAMSFGNDPHSVRSPLVGRQAPPFALTSVGEKQTVSLDALKGKPAVVNFWATWCQPCKMEHGVLTRGANAFGEQVQFVGVVYDDKEEAITEFLDRYGSGYPALIDEGGKTAIAYGVTGVPETFFIDANGKIVSKYAGPLSPDLLAKHVRELLEAQ, encoded by the coding sequence GTGAACAAAAAGGTCCTCATCGCAGGATTGGTCCTCGTGCTGCCGCTCATCGCGCTCTTCGCGATGAGCTTCGGCAACGACCCGCACTCGGTCCGCTCGCCGCTGGTGGGCAGGCAGGCGCCGCCCTTCGCCCTCACCAGCGTCGGCGAGAAGCAGACCGTTTCTCTGGACGCGCTCAAGGGCAAGCCGGCGGTGGTCAACTTCTGGGCCACCTGGTGCCAGCCCTGCAAGATGGAGCACGGCGTGCTCACCCGCGGGGCGAATGCCTTCGGCGAGCAGGTGCAGTTCGTCGGCGTGGTCTACGACGACAAGGAAGAGGCGATCACCGAGTTCCTCGATCGCTACGGCAGCGGCTACCCCGCGCTGATCGACGAGGGCGGCAAGACCGCCATCGCCTACGGCGTCACCGGCGTGCCCGAGACCTTCTTCATCGACGCCAACGGGAAGATCGTCTCGAAATACGCCGGGCCGCTCTCCCCCGATCTGCTCGCGAAACACGTGCGCGAGCTGCTGGAGGCGCAGTGA
- a CDS encoding heme lyase CcmF/NrfE family subunit: MNAILGQTLVLLALLTAAVGSVLGFTSGFKKNDAALQWARRMAYAFSALMIGANVLMVYALLTHDFSVSYVAQVGSRATPTWVTVVSLWSSLEGSILFWGAILGLYVGGAVYWSRNKHPEVMPWALGILLACSVFFAFLIAGPANPFHVVPNPPADGPGANPLLQNHILMVVHPPALYLGYVGMTVPFAFAVAALMAGRLGPDLLKSLRQWLLVPWMFLTVGIVLGGWWAYEVLGWGGYWAWDPVENASLLPWLTATAAVHSILVVERKGILKGWTVTLVLATFLLTILGTFMTRSGVFNSVHSFTQSDIGPTFLGFLGFGLVFSVLLLAARIGTLEAEGRIDDAKSRESFFLVQNLIFVGLTFTVLIGTVFPLIVEAVKGVQISVGEPYFNRMAIPLGVALLFVMGIGPALPWGRSSRQEAVRAVLPPLAGAAVVTAIGVALGARSPWLILTLLTGGYTLQVTLKEMFLPVRQRLKGGRNSLGQALTSLVGPGRRRFGGYVVHLGVVLVMVAIGVSSTHKVTAETTLPPGGSTTLGPYTLTFLGTQDRVEPHRRSTIAQVEVKKGTESLGILEPAMNHYFTRREPIGTPAVHSTVKEDIYLSMMSIDGKGNLGLRAFLEPMVGWIWFGTAIIVLGSLLSMWPRRSLATASARSRQPVAAGGPAPDNVEPAA, from the coding sequence ATGAACGCGATCCTCGGCCAGACGCTGGTGCTCCTCGCCCTGCTCACCGCTGCGGTGGGCAGCGTGCTGGGCTTCACCTCGGGCTTCAAGAAGAACGACGCCGCCCTGCAGTGGGCGCGGCGGATGGCCTACGCCTTCTCCGCGCTGATGATCGGCGCCAACGTGCTGATGGTCTACGCGCTGCTCACCCACGACTTCTCGGTGAGCTACGTGGCGCAGGTGGGCTCCCGCGCGACGCCGACCTGGGTGACGGTGGTGAGCCTCTGGTCCTCGCTCGAGGGCTCGATTCTCTTCTGGGGCGCGATCCTCGGTCTCTACGTCGGCGGCGCCGTCTACTGGAGCCGCAACAAGCACCCCGAGGTGATGCCCTGGGCGCTGGGCATCCTGCTCGCGTGCTCGGTCTTCTTCGCCTTCCTGATCGCGGGGCCTGCCAACCCCTTCCATGTGGTGCCCAACCCGCCAGCCGACGGCCCCGGCGCGAACCCGCTCCTCCAGAACCACATCCTCATGGTCGTCCACCCGCCTGCGCTCTACCTGGGCTACGTGGGCATGACCGTCCCCTTCGCCTTCGCCGTGGCGGCGCTGATGGCGGGCCGCCTCGGTCCCGACCTGCTCAAGAGCCTGCGGCAGTGGCTGCTCGTGCCCTGGATGTTTCTCACCGTCGGCATCGTGCTCGGCGGCTGGTGGGCCTACGAGGTCCTCGGCTGGGGCGGCTACTGGGCGTGGGATCCGGTCGAGAACGCCTCGCTGCTCCCGTGGCTCACGGCCACCGCTGCGGTGCACTCGATCCTCGTGGTGGAGCGCAAGGGGATCCTCAAGGGCTGGACCGTCACCCTGGTGCTGGCGACCTTCCTGCTCACCATCCTCGGCACCTTCATGACGCGCTCGGGCGTCTTCAACTCGGTGCACTCCTTCACCCAGTCGGACATCGGCCCGACCTTCCTCGGCTTCCTCGGCTTCGGCCTCGTCTTCTCCGTGCTGCTCCTGGCCGCGCGGATCGGCACGCTGGAAGCGGAGGGGCGGATCGACGATGCGAAGAGCCGCGAGAGCTTCTTCCTCGTCCAGAACCTGATCTTCGTCGGCCTCACCTTCACCGTGCTCATCGGCACCGTCTTCCCGCTGATCGTCGAGGCGGTGAAGGGCGTGCAGATCAGCGTGGGCGAGCCGTACTTCAACCGGATGGCGATCCCGCTCGGCGTGGCGCTGCTCTTCGTGATGGGCATCGGCCCCGCGCTGCCCTGGGGCCGCTCGAGCCGCCAGGAAGCCGTGCGCGCGGTGCTGCCGCCGCTCGCAGGCGCTGCCGTGGTCACCGCGATCGGCGTGGCCCTGGGCGCCCGCAGCCCCTGGCTCATCCTCACGCTGCTCACCGGCGGCTACACGCTGCAGGTGACGCTCAAGGAGATGTTCCTGCCGGTGCGCCAGCGCCTCAAGGGTGGCCGCAACAGCCTCGGCCAGGCGCTGACCTCGCTGGTCGGCCCGGGCCGGCGCCGCTTCGGCGGCTACGTGGTCCATCTCGGCGTGGTGCTGGTGATGGTGGCGATCGGCGTCTCCAGCACCCACAAGGTGACGGCGGAGACGACGCTGCCGCCGGGTGGTTCGACCACCCTCGGCCCCTACACCCTCACCTTCCTCGGCACGCAGGATCGGGTGGAGCCGCACCGCCGCTCCACCATCGCGCAGGTCGAGGTGAAGAAGGGCACCGAGTCGCTCGGCATCCTCGAGCCGGCGATGAACCATTACTTCACCCGCCGCGAGCCGATCGGCACCCCCGCGGTCCACAGCACGGTGAAGGAGGACATCTACCTGTCGATGATGAGCATCGACGGGAAGGGCAACCTCGGCCTCCGCGCCTTCCTCGAGCCGATGGTCGGCTGGATCTGGTTCGGAACCGCCATCATCGTGCTCGGCTCGCTGCTCTCGATGTGGCCGCGCCGCTCGCTCGCCACCGCTTCCGCGCGGAGCCGGCAGCCCGTCGCCGCCGGTGGCCCTGCCCCCGACAACGTGGAGCCCGCAGCGTGA
- a CDS encoding tetratricopeptide repeat protein: protein MGGGMHETNWLPPLLVLGLGLLAGLVLAVKFARSKRGAAAAMPHAVAIEDVEVRDLRVQRDLLVAQLRELDDTAGKRTADELARDRFALELQAAAVLRDLDLAEARERKAEAAAAAAPAAAAAKPTPAWVGAAWGGGVVLFGALLFFILQSESGNRAPGGSITGNGPTVNGPAGNGQMAEGQQAPAQPDPELEQFIARAQANPQDLEAQLDLAQAFLYRERLVEVFQVVQHIKTLDAENPRALTYEAVVRQAMGMAEQALALLDTAVRKDPQLAEAWVRRGLVAFDVAKYDVAVESWEKALAIRPDGKEALAPVIAEAKLRMENKGKVAPVPSPEELAAAPVKAPAPAPEPAAGPNDLQVVLELDPALAGKVAPGTPIFVSVRSAGVKMGPPAAAKRLAAGSFPLTLVIGPGDTMMGQPLPNPAYVEARIDGDGNAMTRDPSDPSANADGVAAGKATTLVLRAGN, encoded by the coding sequence ATGGGCGGCGGGATGCACGAGACCAACTGGCTGCCGCCCCTGCTGGTGCTGGGGCTGGGGCTCCTCGCGGGCCTCGTCCTCGCGGTGAAATTCGCCCGCTCGAAGCGCGGCGCCGCGGCGGCGATGCCGCACGCGGTGGCGATCGAGGACGTCGAGGTGCGCGATCTGCGCGTGCAGCGCGACCTGCTCGTGGCGCAGCTGCGCGAGCTCGACGACACGGCGGGCAAGCGCACCGCCGACGAGCTCGCCCGGGACCGCTTCGCGCTCGAGCTGCAGGCGGCGGCGGTGCTGCGCGATCTCGACCTCGCCGAGGCCCGGGAGCGCAAGGCGGAGGCGGCTGCAGCTGCAGCGCCCGCCGCTGCTGCGGCGAAGCCCACGCCGGCGTGGGTGGGCGCTGCCTGGGGCGGCGGCGTGGTGCTCTTCGGCGCCCTGCTCTTCTTCATCCTCCAGAGCGAGTCGGGCAACCGCGCCCCCGGCGGCTCGATCACCGGCAACGGCCCCACCGTAAACGGCCCCGCTGGCAACGGTCAGATGGCCGAGGGGCAGCAGGCCCCGGCGCAGCCCGATCCCGAGCTCGAGCAGTTCATCGCCAGGGCGCAGGCCAACCCGCAGGATCTCGAGGCGCAGCTCGACCTCGCGCAGGCCTTCCTCTACCGGGAGCGGCTGGTCGAGGTCTTCCAGGTGGTCCAGCACATCAAGACCCTCGACGCCGAGAACCCGCGGGCGCTGACCTACGAGGCGGTGGTGCGGCAGGCGATGGGCATGGCCGAGCAGGCCCTCGCGCTCCTCGACACGGCGGTGCGGAAGGATCCGCAGCTCGCCGAGGCGTGGGTGCGCCGCGGCCTCGTCGCCTTCGACGTGGCGAAATACGACGTGGCGGTGGAGTCCTGGGAGAAGGCGCTGGCGATCCGGCCCGACGGCAAGGAGGCGCTGGCCCCGGTGATCGCCGAGGCGAAGCTCCGCATGGAGAACAAGGGCAAGGTGGCGCCGGTGCCGTCGCCGGAGGAGCTGGCTGCAGCGCCGGTGAAGGCACCCGCACCCGCACCCGAGCCCGCCGCTGGCCCGAACGATCTCCAGGTGGTCCTCGAGCTCGATCCGGCCCTCGCCGGCAAGGTGGCCCCGGGCACGCCGATCTTCGTCTCCGTCCGCTCCGCCGGCGTGAAGATGGGCCCGCCCGCTGCCGCCAAGCGGCTCGCCGCAGGCAGCTTCCCGCTCACGCTGGTCATCGGCCCGGGCGACACGATGATGGGCCAGCCCCTGCCCAATCCGGCGTACGTCGAGGCCCGCATCGACGGCGACGGCAACGCGATGACACGCGACCCGTCCGACCCCTCGGCCAACGCCGACGGCGTCGCCGCAGGCAAGGCGACCACGCTGGTGCTCCGCGCCGGCAACTGA
- a CDS encoding heme exporter protein CcmD — protein MTGGIVIGGWEYVWAAYGITFTVLGGYTISLLLRLKGEKRHNDEEVR, from the coding sequence ATGACCGGCGGCATCGTCATCGGCGGCTGGGAGTACGTCTGGGCCGCCTACGGAATCACCTTCACCGTCCTCGGTGGCTACACCATCTCGTTGCTGCTCCGCCTCAAGGGCGAGAAGCGCCACAACGATGAGGAAGTTCGATGA
- a CDS encoding TspO/MBR family protein — translation MERWDVGAAVGIGGAVAGTALLGAVATRSGLGPEYRALEKPPWQPPAAAFGPVWTVLYGMMAWSAWRVWRAPPSRARRRALGLWSAQLALNAAWSPLFFGLRRPGLALADIGLLQPTLVACTAATARVDRRAGLLLVPYLAWTTFAAALNASIVRRNRRRLRLARRLGLRRLYH, via the coding sequence ATGGAACGATGGGACGTCGGGGCAGCGGTGGGGATCGGGGGCGCGGTGGCAGGGACCGCGCTGCTGGGAGCGGTGGCGACGAGGAGCGGGCTGGGGCCCGAATACCGGGCGCTGGAGAAGCCGCCCTGGCAGCCGCCGGCGGCGGCGTTCGGCCCGGTCTGGACCGTGCTCTACGGGATGATGGCCTGGTCGGCGTGGCGGGTCTGGCGGGCGCCGCCCTCCCGGGCGAGGCGGCGGGCCCTGGGACTGTGGAGCGCGCAGCTGGCGCTCAACGCGGCGTGGTCGCCGCTCTTCTTCGGCCTGCGGCGACCGGGGCTCGCCCTGGCGGACATCGGCCTGCTCCAGCCCACGCTGGTTGCCTGCACCGCTGCCACCGCGAGGGTCGACCGCAGGGCGGGGCTGCTGCTGGTGCCCTACCTGGCGTGGACCACGTTCGCCGCGGCGCTCAACGCGTCGATCGTCCGCCGCAACCGCAGGCGCCTGCGGCTCGCGCGGCGGCTGGGGCTGCGCCGGCTCTATCACTGA
- a CDS encoding cytochrome c maturation protein CcmE has protein sequence MSTAAPALPPISKKTKIFAVVALAIAGAAFSFIALGGLGENLVYYWAPSDLRANADKAVGATIRLGGQVAPGTIVFDGTNKLAFEVTDGKANVPVKAEGVPPAMFRESIGVVVEGTMTAEGHFTSNRLMVSHDNEYRAPKEGEAYDAEKMIKQVMKDNEDGR, from the coding sequence ATGAGCACCGCTGCCCCTGCCCTCCCCCCGATTTCGAAGAAGACGAAGATCTTTGCAGTGGTGGCCCTCGCCATCGCCGGCGCGGCTTTCTCCTTCATCGCCCTCGGCGGTCTCGGTGAGAACCTCGTCTACTACTGGGCCCCGAGCGACCTGCGCGCCAACGCCGACAAGGCGGTGGGCGCCACCATCCGCCTCGGCGGCCAGGTGGCCCCGGGCACCATCGTCTTCGACGGCACCAACAAGCTCGCCTTCGAGGTGACCGACGGAAAGGCCAACGTCCCGGTGAAGGCCGAGGGCGTGCCGCCCGCGATGTTCCGGGAGAGCATCGGCGTGGTGGTCGAGGGGACGATGACGGCGGAGGGACACTTCACCTCCAACCGCCTCATGGTCTCCCACGACAACGAGTACCGCGCGCCGAAGGAAGGCGAGGCGTACGACGCCGAGAAGATGATCAAGCAGGTGATGAAGGACAACGAGGACGGGCGATGA
- a CDS encoding MXAN_6577-like cysteine-rich protein: protein MKRWCRLALLFVVAIAATGCGEDEASCAQTECGGSCVDTGSDEANCGACGNVCEPGSACTDGVCCAEGAIACAGVCTDPGARESCGGCGVACGATEVCAADGDGFACADCGGETRCGNTCVDLQGDGANCGACGTACATGEVCSEGACVLDCRGGRTACGTSCVDLQSDSLHCGACDDACEGNQECSAGACGCRADELACGGTCVPVLDNEDHCGACDKACAEDERCSDGVCELRCFGNESPCDGRCVALGTDPENCGACGTTCGLGEVCIDGGCACPEPTSACEGYCADLAADPNNCGGCGTVCGNGQRCLDGGCTEDCRATETDCDGFCANLQDSPLHCGACGVECDAGQGCVKGVCTTMPLPDLSVDAGVLSSSLNYLVTNFEANSCAVVEGCVAGTGDRRLLRFSTRTPNLGTADLAVGPPSGNPHLVFSQCHGHYHFEDYASYRLLDMQGNVAAVGHKQAFCLMDINRVDPDAPATSPQYGCSNQGISMGWADTYGSGLDCQWVDITGVPAGQYQLEIAVNPARVFAELDYTNNVTTIPVEIPHDPNSCVPSAEICHNGIDEDCDGMPDDRCPPIDTNDSCANAFPLVRDGTFTAAVGTATVDDVTSSCGAASGRDVIFQLDLPSEQLVYLSTFGSAVSTSLSVRTGSCTGTESSCTDDACGTQQEQWVGVLPAGTHFVVVEAHGVTADTTVQIKVQTSSCSGASPIESGVQVSGDTTGGTNTRVACSGAAGPEDFWYFTTCPGTHTASATTCGATWDTVVAIGSTCTGSPVACNDDASCGRASELTGVPLVGDGLWFAIVDGFSSFHEGVYDLTVSW, encoded by the coding sequence ATGAAGCGGTGGTGCCGTTTGGCGTTGCTCTTCGTCGTCGCGATCGCGGCCACGGGCTGCGGCGAGGACGAGGCGAGCTGTGCGCAGACCGAGTGTGGTGGCTCGTGTGTCGACACGGGGAGCGACGAGGCGAATTGCGGCGCGTGCGGCAACGTCTGCGAGCCGGGCAGCGCCTGCACCGACGGCGTCTGCTGCGCCGAAGGTGCGATCGCCTGCGCCGGGGTCTGCACCGACCCCGGGGCCAGGGAGAGCTGCGGCGGCTGCGGGGTCGCCTGCGGCGCCACCGAGGTCTGTGCCGCCGACGGAGACGGCTTCGCCTGCGCGGACTGCGGCGGCGAGACCCGTTGCGGCAACACCTGCGTCGACCTCCAGGGCGACGGAGCCAATTGCGGCGCGTGCGGCACGGCCTGCGCCACGGGCGAGGTCTGCAGCGAGGGCGCCTGCGTCCTCGATTGCCGGGGCGGCCGCACCGCCTGCGGCACGAGCTGCGTGGACCTCCAGAGCGACAGCCTGCACTGCGGCGCATGCGACGACGCCTGCGAAGGCAACCAGGAATGCAGCGCCGGCGCCTGCGGCTGCAGGGCGGACGAGCTCGCCTGCGGCGGCACCTGCGTTCCGGTGCTCGACAACGAGGATCACTGCGGCGCCTGCGACAAGGCCTGCGCCGAGGACGAGCGCTGCAGCGACGGCGTCTGCGAGCTCCGCTGCTTCGGCAACGAGAGCCCCTGCGACGGCCGCTGCGTCGCGCTCGGCACCGACCCCGAGAACTGCGGCGCCTGCGGCACAACCTGCGGCCTCGGCGAGGTCTGCATCGACGGCGGCTGCGCCTGCCCCGAGCCCACCTCCGCGTGCGAAGGCTACTGCGCCGACCTGGCCGCGGACCCCAACAATTGCGGCGGCTGCGGCACGGTCTGCGGCAACGGGCAGCGCTGCCTCGACGGCGGCTGCACCGAGGATTGCCGCGCCACCGAGACCGATTGCGACGGCTTCTGCGCCAACCTGCAGGACAGCCCGCTCCACTGCGGCGCCTGCGGCGTGGAGTGCGACGCGGGGCAGGGCTGCGTGAAGGGCGTCTGTACCACGATGCCGCTGCCGGACTTGAGCGTCGACGCCGGGGTGCTCTCCAGCTCGCTCAACTACCTCGTCACCAACTTCGAGGCGAACTCCTGCGCGGTGGTCGAGGGCTGCGTCGCCGGCACCGGCGACCGCAGGCTGCTGCGCTTCTCCACCCGCACGCCGAACCTCGGCACCGCCGACCTGGCGGTGGGGCCGCCGAGCGGCAACCCGCACCTGGTCTTCAGCCAGTGCCATGGCCACTACCACTTCGAGGATTACGCGAGCTACCGGCTCCTCGACATGCAGGGGAACGTGGCGGCGGTGGGCCACAAGCAGGCCTTCTGCCTGATGGACATCAACCGCGTGGACCCCGACGCGCCCGCCACCTCCCCCCAGTACGGCTGCAGCAACCAGGGGATCTCGATGGGCTGGGCCGACACCTACGGCAGCGGCCTCGACTGCCAGTGGGTCGACATCACCGGCGTTCCCGCCGGCCAGTACCAGCTGGAGATCGCCGTCAACCCGGCGCGGGTCTTCGCGGAGCTCGACTACACCAACAACGTCACCACCATCCCGGTGGAGATCCCCCACGATCCGAACAGCTGCGTGCCGAGCGCCGAGATCTGCCACAACGGCATCGACGAGGATTGCGACGGCATGCCCGACGATCGCTGCCCGCCGATCGACACCAACGACAGCTGCGCGAACGCGTTCCCGCTGGTGCGGGACGGCACCTTCACCGCGGCGGTGGGCACGGCCACGGTCGACGACGTCACTTCGAGCTGCGGCGCTGCCTCGGGACGCGACGTGATCTTCCAGCTGGATCTGCCGAGCGAGCAGCTCGTCTATCTCTCCACCTTCGGCTCCGCCGTCTCCACCTCGCTCTCCGTCCGCACCGGCAGCTGCACGGGGACGGAGTCGAGCTGCACCGACGACGCCTGCGGCACGCAGCAGGAACAGTGGGTGGGCGTGCTTCCCGCCGGCACGCACTTCGTCGTGGTCGAGGCCCACGGGGTCACCGCCGACACCACCGTGCAGATCAAGGTGCAGACCTCGAGCTGCAGCGGAGCGAGCCCGATCGAGAGCGGCGTGCAGGTGAGCGGCGACACCACCGGCGGCACCAACACGCGGGTGGCCTGCTCCGGTGCAGCAGGGCCCGAGGACTTCTGGTACTTCACCACCTGCCCCGGCACCCACACCGCCAGCGCCACCACCTGCGGCGCCACCTGGGACACCGTGGTCGCCATCGGCTCCACCTGCACCGGCTCGCCGGTGGCCTGCAACGACGACGCATCCTGCGGGCGGGCCTCCGAGCTCACCGGCGTGCCCCTCGTCGGCGACGGCCTCTGGTTCGCCATCGTCGACGGCTTCAGCTCCTTCCACGAAGGCGTCTACGACCTCACGGTGAGCTGGTAG
- the ccsA gene encoding cytochrome c biogenesis protein CcsA: protein MASTTNEKRPLLAYGLIGLAVVLFTIGSYIGLAVAPREHFMGEVQRIMYVHVPTAWIGMLTLTFAFVCALLFLFKHDWKWDSRLEAAIEVGVLLCFLLCVQGAIWAKPTWGVWWDWDPRLTAVAVMLFAFIGILALRHFVEEPVRRATWSAVATIIAFADVPIVYYSVKWWNSLHQVQSTPETVDGPMITPLRINAFAMLFLMMGLVSLRTRLAARRLENEIAPPLPERERSDDRIAAAGGEA, encoded by the coding sequence ATGGCTTCGACGACCAACGAAAAACGCCCCCTGCTGGCGTACGGCCTCATCGGCCTTGCCGTGGTGCTCTTCACCATCGGCTCCTACATCGGCCTCGCCGTCGCCCCCCGCGAGCACTTCATGGGCGAGGTCCAGCGGATCATGTACGTCCACGTGCCCACGGCGTGGATCGGCATGCTCACCCTCACCTTCGCCTTCGTCTGCGCGCTCCTCTTCCTCTTCAAGCACGACTGGAAGTGGGACTCGCGGCTCGAGGCGGCGATCGAGGTCGGCGTGCTGCTCTGCTTCCTGCTCTGTGTGCAGGGCGCGATCTGGGCCAAGCCGACCTGGGGCGTCTGGTGGGATTGGGATCCCCGGCTCACCGCGGTGGCGGTGATGCTCTTCGCCTTCATCGGCATCCTCGCGCTGCGCCACTTCGTCGAGGAGCCGGTGCGCCGCGCGACCTGGTCGGCGGTCGCGACCATCATCGCCTTCGCCGACGTGCCCATCGTCTACTACTCGGTGAAGTGGTGGAACTCGCTGCACCAGGTGCAGTCGACCCCCGAGACGGTGGACGGGCCGATGATCACGCCGCTGCGGATCAACGCCTTCGCCATGCTCTTTCTGATGATGGGCCTGGTGTCCCTGCGCACGCGCCTCGCCGCGCGGCGCCTCGAGAACGAGATCGCTCCGCCTCTGCCGGAGCGCGAGCGCAGCGACGATCGCATCGCCGCTGCCGGAGGTGAGGCATGA